From the Haloarcula sp. H-GB4 genome, one window contains:
- a CDS encoding glycosyltransferase family 4 protein translates to MRVGLTLYGSLDEQSGGFRYDRKLVEGLRDAGNTVECIQLPWRDYHRGLLDNGSRKLRRRLDVDVDVMLQDELAHPSLVRTNRALSYPIVSIVHHLRASEPRRLAPLYRAVERRYLGTVRGVVCNSTTTRGVVTDLGVNPNNTVVAPPTGDRFAPEIDRSTVEQRATTEPLRVVFVGNVTPRKGLDTLVDGVAKADADIELTVVGRPADAAHVTAVRNRVREHGLDDRVQFTGRLLDSELASTLRSSHVLAVPSRYEGFGIVYLEGMSFGLPALATRAGGAADIITDDKTGALVDPDDSAAVARELERFATDRDRLAEMGWAARQSYEAHPDWEATVARVRGLLSDIVQPAEVPA, encoded by the coding sequence ATGAGGGTCGGACTGACGCTGTACGGGAGCCTCGACGAGCAGTCGGGCGGGTTTCGGTACGATAGAAAACTCGTCGAGGGACTTCGTGACGCCGGAAACACCGTCGAGTGTATCCAGCTCCCCTGGCGTGACTACCACAGAGGACTCCTCGACAACGGGTCGCGCAAGCTCCGCCGGCGACTGGACGTCGACGTCGACGTTATGTTGCAAGACGAACTCGCCCATCCGTCGCTCGTCCGCACGAACCGTGCCCTCTCATACCCGATCGTCAGCATCGTCCATCACCTACGGGCGAGCGAGCCGCGCCGACTCGCGCCGCTGTACCGAGCAGTCGAGCGACGCTATCTCGGGACTGTTCGGGGCGTCGTCTGTAACAGTACTACGACCCGAGGCGTCGTGACCGACTTGGGCGTCAACCCCAACAACACCGTCGTTGCGCCGCCGACCGGGGACCGGTTCGCCCCCGAAATCGACCGGTCAACAGTCGAGCAACGGGCCACCACCGAGCCGCTACGAGTCGTTTTCGTCGGGAACGTCACGCCTCGAAAGGGACTGGATACGCTCGTCGACGGTGTAGCCAAGGCAGATGCCGACATCGAACTGACCGTCGTTGGTCGCCCTGCCGACGCGGCCCATGTTACTGCGGTCCGGAACCGCGTCCGAGAACACGGTCTGGATGACCGCGTACAGTTCACGGGGCGGCTTCTGGATTCCGAACTGGCGAGCACGCTCCGGTCGAGCCACGTTCTCGCAGTGCCGTCCCGATACGAGGGATTTGGCATCGTCTACCTGGAGGGGATGAGCTTCGGACTACCGGCGCTCGCCACCCGGGCGGGCGGAGCAGCCGACATCATAACTGATGACAAAACGGGGGCACTCGTCGACCCCGACGATTCGGCAGCTGTCGCCCGCGAACTGGAGCGGTTCGCTACCGACCGGGACCGACTGGCCGAAATGGGGTGGGCCGCAAGACAGAGCTATGAGGCGCATCCAGACTGGGAGGCGACGGTAGCGCGTGTCCGCGGCCTGCTGTCCGACATCGTACAGCCCGCGGAGGTGCCGGCGTGA
- a CDS encoding GTP cyclohydrolase III yields MTNTQVTLVQIDNYGPWTTTPEPRREVDLQTLQSRLFADVSQLVGNMDGYAFFGRFDNMVAVTNGLDASDHIRIQESLGNRYPVTVSMSLEARSSPVQALGTASRRLQDTGSAQDSTRREVLQGDPATSRSDDDVQIAHFDVNDATGKYTDRLNEFDTFIRIEQGYAELMRYLREAHESLAFFVGGDNVIAVCSEMGASAYRDTITHVRDTVDVDLKVGVGRARTAQTAGMTAKHELEHCRDTGSAVELGWQ; encoded by the coding sequence GTGACAAATACGCAGGTAACTCTGGTTCAGATTGACAACTATGGCCCGTGGACAACAACGCCCGAACCACGCCGCGAGGTTGACCTCCAGACGTTACAGTCGCGTCTGTTCGCTGATGTCTCGCAGTTGGTTGGCAACATGGACGGGTACGCCTTCTTCGGCAGGTTCGACAACATGGTCGCCGTCACAAACGGCCTCGATGCGTCCGATCATATCCGCATCCAGGAGTCGTTAGGCAACCGCTATCCGGTGACGGTAAGCATGAGTCTCGAAGCCCGTTCCTCGCCCGTCCAAGCCCTAGGTACCGCCTCCCGTCGCCTCCAGGATACCGGAAGCGCTCAGGACAGTACCCGCCGGGAAGTCCTCCAGGGGGACCCCGCTACCAGTCGGAGTGACGATGATGTTCAGATTGCGCATTTCGATGTCAACGACGCCACAGGCAAGTACACTGACCGCCTCAACGAGTTCGATACTTTCATTCGCATCGAGCAGGGCTACGCGGAACTGATGCGATATCTCCGGGAAGCGCATGAGTCACTGGCATTCTTTGTTGGCGGCGACAACGTCATTGCCGTCTGTTCGGAGATGGGCGCATCGGCATATCGGGATACGATCACCCACGTTCGAGATACCGTAGATGTAGACCTGAAGGTCGGCGTCGGTCGGGCACGCACCGCCCAAACCGCGGGCATGACTGCAAAACACGAACTCGAACACTGTCGAGACACCGGTTCGGCCGTTGAACTCGGCTGGCAGTAG
- a CDS encoding class I SAM-dependent methyltransferase — translation MTGSFQRYLRAKQTIDDRAVDRRLIETLREQLAARAADTDGPLRVLEIGAGIGTMLARFVEWDVLPAGDIRYTAVDIQSENLAHLPDYLRDWTADRQISVGDSPPVLEGENRRIRIETVQAEAVAYAEAADGEYDLLIGAALLDILDREELATLLEPLAPGGLYYFPITFDGATRFQPSHPADRAIEGHYHDHMDAKQGGDSRAGGTVLARLQRLDGTTLSAVAGSDWIVRPIDGSYPADEAYFLRYILDTIGDAVDEVTGNDFEDLETWLARRREQVAAAELLYYTHQLDFFGCIDS, via the coding sequence GTGACGGGGTCCTTCCAGCGGTATCTGCGGGCCAAGCAGACTATCGACGACCGCGCGGTGGACCGCCGGCTGATCGAAACCCTCCGCGAGCAGTTGGCGGCCCGGGCAGCCGACACTGACGGACCACTACGTGTCCTCGAAATCGGGGCTGGCATCGGCACGATGCTCGCTCGCTTCGTCGAGTGGGACGTGCTTCCTGCGGGCGATATCCGCTACACAGCGGTCGATATTCAGTCAGAGAACCTGGCCCACCTGCCCGACTATCTCCGTGACTGGACCGCCGACCGGCAGATATCAGTGGGAGACAGTCCACCCGTCCTGGAAGGCGAAAACCGACGGATTCGGATTGAGACGGTCCAGGCCGAAGCGGTTGCATACGCCGAAGCCGCCGACGGGGAGTACGACCTCCTCATCGGGGCCGCCCTGCTCGACATTCTCGACCGTGAAGAGCTGGCGACGCTACTCGAACCGCTTGCACCCGGTGGTCTGTACTACTTCCCGATCACGTTCGACGGCGCGACGCGTTTCCAGCCCAGCCATCCGGCCGACCGAGCGATCGAGGGTCACTATCACGACCACATGGACGCAAAACAGGGCGGAGACAGCCGCGCCGGCGGCACCGTGCTTGCCCGACTCCAGCGCCTCGACGGCACGACGCTCTCGGCGGTGGCCGGATCAGACTGGATCGTCCGGCCTATAGACGGAAGTTACCCGGCAGACGAAGCCTACTTTCTCCGCTACATTCTCGATACAATCGGAGATGCAGTCGATGAGGTGACAGGTAACGACTTCGAGGACCTTGAGACCTGGCTGGCACGCCGGCGAGAACAGGTCGCTGCAGCCGAATTACTGTATTACACACATCAGCTGGATTTCTTTGGGTGTATCGACTCGTAA
- a CDS encoding aldo/keto reductase: MHCLFVGAGSIAAEYAAELADGPLSLAGVCDLEADRAKALAAEHDCPAFTDLDTALTAVDAPLVVNLTNHAAHASVTRTVLEAGRHVYSQKPLALEEAAAADLLALARDRNLALGCAPGTPQGPSQRRAGRLLADGRMGPVQLGYAHAHVGRVTDWHDRPDSFLSIGPLYDGGVYPLALLISWFGPVKSVQSATALDSWPEREAKRPSVPSHIEATLAFDGGLTVRLTASFYAPHRSREFYGLELHGDDGSLYLRGTGAMADSPSAVQYGRVGREYIDAPAQHPTQPYRYLDPVESLAASVNRGSPSRKTGRRGAHVVAVCNAIETTAETSGPESVSDYGVAAAPQPAPTVTPNSSQEQAIRLPAVGFGCSRYRNGTYVDRADSIAAALDAGYRLLDSAELYGNEHRIGRILAAPGAPDRHQVFLLGKVWRTNHRQEHMLTACRGSLDELGIDAFDCYALHWPEAWAHSGRLDRLAEKPIERQEALTFPEDDAGDIETDSVSLQRAWANLETLHKRGWARTLGLCNVSQPQLETVIESGTVRPALVQVERHPYQPRTDLVEYCHERGIRVVAHSPLSAPGLLDEPVLVDIAEAFGLSPAGAVLAWNVTQGVVPIPSSTTPSHIVENIDAAGQRLDAEACTRITGLQRPDFER; this comes from the coding sequence GTGCACTGTCTGTTCGTCGGTGCGGGCAGTATCGCGGCGGAGTACGCGGCAGAGCTGGCAGATGGCCCGCTCTCGCTGGCGGGCGTCTGTGACCTCGAAGCGGACCGGGCGAAGGCACTCGCCGCGGAACACGATTGCCCGGCGTTTACCGACCTCGACACCGCGCTCACCGCCGTCGACGCTCCGCTGGTGGTGAACCTGACGAACCACGCTGCCCACGCATCGGTGACTCGAACGGTACTCGAAGCAGGGCGACACGTGTACTCGCAGAAGCCGTTGGCACTGGAAGAGGCGGCCGCCGCCGATTTGCTTGCGCTGGCCCGGGACCGGAATCTGGCGCTTGGTTGTGCCCCGGGCACGCCCCAGGGGCCGTCACAGCGTCGTGCTGGACGACTGCTCGCCGACGGTCGTATGGGTCCCGTCCAGCTAGGATACGCCCACGCTCACGTCGGCCGCGTGACCGATTGGCACGACCGGCCCGATTCGTTTCTCTCTATTGGGCCGCTCTACGACGGCGGTGTCTATCCGCTCGCGCTGCTGATCTCGTGGTTTGGCCCCGTCAAATCCGTCCAGTCCGCTACTGCACTCGATAGCTGGCCCGAGCGGGAGGCAAAACGGCCGTCCGTCCCGAGCCACATTGAGGCGACGCTCGCGTTTGACGGCGGTCTGACCGTGCGGCTAACCGCGAGTTTCTACGCGCCACACCGGAGTCGCGAGTTCTACGGGCTCGAACTCCACGGCGACGACGGCTCGCTGTATCTCCGCGGGACCGGCGCAATGGCCGACAGCCCCTCAGCCGTTCAGTATGGTCGCGTCGGCCGCGAATACATCGACGCGCCCGCCCAGCACCCCACACAACCGTATCGCTATCTCGACCCGGTGGAGTCGCTTGCGGCCAGTGTCAATCGTGGTTCTCCGTCGCGGAAGACGGGCCGCCGTGGCGCCCACGTTGTCGCGGTCTGTAACGCGATTGAGACGACTGCGGAGACGAGTGGGCCGGAGTCCGTGTCCGACTACGGCGTGGCGGCCGCCCCTCAGCCAGCACCGACAGTCACCCCGAACAGTAGCCAAGAGCAAGCGATTCGGCTCCCGGCCGTCGGGTTTGGCTGTTCCCGCTACCGCAACGGAACGTACGTCGACCGCGCGGACTCCATTGCGGCGGCCCTCGATGCCGGCTACCGACTGCTCGACAGCGCCGAACTGTACGGTAATGAACACCGTATCGGCCGTATCCTTGCCGCTCCGGGCGCGCCCGACCGGCATCAGGTGTTCCTGCTCGGGAAAGTCTGGCGCACGAACCATCGTCAGGAGCACATGCTTACGGCCTGTCGGGGCAGTCTCGACGAGTTAGGCATCGACGCGTTCGACTGCTACGCATTACACTGGCCAGAGGCGTGGGCTCACAGCGGGCGCTTAGATCGACTGGCCGAGAAACCAATCGAGCGCCAGGAGGCATTGACCTTCCCCGAGGACGACGCGGGCGACATCGAGACCGACTCGGTCTCGCTCCAGCGAGCCTGGGCGAATCTGGAAACCCTCCACAAGCGGGGCTGGGCGCGCACGCTCGGGCTCTGTAACGTCTCGCAGCCCCAACTGGAGACGGTCATCGAGAGCGGGACTGTCAGGCCGGCACTCGTCCAGGTTGAGCGCCATCCGTACCAGCCACGGACTGACCTCGTCGAGTACTGTCACGAGCGAGGCATTAGGGTCGTCGCACACTCGCCGCTGTCGGCTCCCGGATTGCTTGACGAACCAGTTCTGGTGGATATCGCGGAGGCGTTTGGCTTATCACCAGCCGGAGCGGTGCTGGCGTGGAACGTCACACAGGGCGTCGTTCCAATTCCGTCCAGTACGACACCATCTCATATCGTCGAGAACATAGACGCCGCTGGACAGCGACTCGACGCCGAGGCCTGTACCAGAATCACCGGGCTTCAACGGCCGGATTTCGAGCGGTGA
- a CDS encoding oxidoreductase — MPAKALYFTGSESVRVDEETVPDPGPTEVRVRTELSGISPGTELLVYRGEVDSELTTDETIDALDGTFSYPLQYGYAAVGCVTAVGETVDDGWLDRRVFAFNPHESHFLAEPSSLIPTTLPPEQAVFIPNVEAAVNFVMDARPRIGARVVVFGQGPVGLLTTGLLAEFPLSSLVTVDPCAGRRRLSEALGANRSVSPGNLSDADADITFELSGNPTALDRAVDATGYAGQVIVGSWYGSKDVSLDLGHHFHRSHIRFRSSQVSRIDPDHADRWDKDRRLDVVRSWLSDTDLSALLTHEIDIERAADAYQLLENRPDDAVQVVLTYS, encoded by the coding sequence ATGCCCGCCAAAGCGCTGTACTTTACTGGCTCGGAATCAGTCAGGGTCGACGAAGAGACGGTGCCCGACCCTGGTCCCACAGAGGTCCGTGTCCGGACAGAATTGTCGGGCATCAGTCCCGGAACGGAGCTGTTGGTGTACCGCGGTGAGGTCGATTCGGAGCTTACGACTGACGAGACGATCGACGCCCTCGACGGCACATTCTCGTATCCCCTGCAGTACGGCTACGCTGCGGTCGGCTGTGTCACCGCCGTCGGGGAGACGGTTGACGACGGCTGGCTGGACCGGCGTGTGTTCGCGTTCAACCCACACGAAAGCCACTTTCTCGCCGAGCCGTCGTCGCTCATCCCCACGACATTACCACCGGAACAGGCAGTATTCATCCCGAACGTCGAGGCGGCGGTCAACTTCGTGATGGACGCCCGGCCGCGTATCGGCGCTCGGGTGGTCGTCTTCGGCCAGGGCCCGGTCGGGCTACTGACGACCGGACTCCTAGCCGAGTTTCCGCTGTCGTCGCTCGTAACAGTCGACCCCTGTGCTGGCCGCCGTCGACTCTCGGAAGCGCTCGGTGCAAACCGGTCGGTCTCCCCGGGGAATCTCAGTGACGCCGACGCCGACATCACCTTCGAACTCTCGGGGAACCCCACCGCACTCGACAGGGCGGTCGACGCCACTGGCTATGCAGGCCAAGTCATCGTCGGGTCGTGGTACGGCTCGAAGGACGTCTCACTCGACCTCGGGCACCACTTCCATCGGAGCCACATCCGCTTTCGCAGCAGTCAGGTGAGCCGAATCGACCCGGACCACGCGGACCGCTGGGACAAGGACCGCCGACTGGACGTTGTTCGGTCGTGGTTGAGTGACACCGACCTCTCAGCGCTGCTGACACACGAAATCGACATCGAACGTGCGGCCGACGCGTATCAACTCCTAGAGAACCGGCCAGATGACGCAGTCCAGGTCGTGTTGACGTACAGCTGA
- a CDS encoding permease: MSGYRDRLRSIYRDYIGEPDKERDIYIGFGLFFAGVTLAVVGFGLFLYSNALESGSTLYWQIREVALVVGFIGLPSVLLSVVVLLPVGLKTRVISAAGTVFCLAATVILVDVFPYGWTTSEGINGSVWTISVYATGLVTLVASTGAALVAHYLERATTPAESAEPVDSAESESESVSKADVDSDIEQAMEGAELSWGGVEQQPKTKRLNLDMPDTDSDLDQTAIENSEATTTRADSNDVDDAVDGLRQLQGGQSKTDRSTGTEEQVNALTEFRNEQAEDDDVETGVEEQKGLMSRLQSLFFE; encoded by the coding sequence GTGTCGGGCTATCGCGACAGGCTCAGGTCGATTTATCGCGATTATATCGGCGAACCGGATAAAGAGCGAGACATCTATATCGGGTTTGGCCTCTTTTTCGCAGGAGTCACCCTGGCCGTTGTCGGATTCGGCCTCTTTTTGTACAGTAACGCTCTGGAATCCGGGAGTACGCTGTACTGGCAGATCCGAGAGGTCGCACTCGTCGTCGGATTCATCGGACTGCCCTCCGTGCTATTGAGCGTCGTCGTGCTCCTCCCAGTGGGTTTGAAGACCCGAGTTATCAGTGCCGCTGGCACAGTGTTCTGTCTCGCTGCAACTGTGATTCTGGTTGACGTTTTTCCGTACGGGTGGACGACCAGTGAGGGAATCAACGGGAGCGTCTGGACGATCAGCGTCTACGCTACTGGCCTAGTTACACTTGTCGCTTCGACAGGAGCGGCACTGGTCGCACACTACCTCGAGCGCGCGACAACGCCAGCTGAGTCAGCCGAGCCGGTTGACTCGGCCGAGAGTGAGTCAGAGTCAGTCAGCAAAGCAGACGTAGACAGCGACATAGAGCAAGCGATGGAAGGGGCGGAGCTATCCTGGGGCGGCGTCGAACAACAGCCCAAGACCAAGCGGCTGAATCTGGATATGCCGGACACAGACTCCGACCTCGACCAGACGGCCATCGAGAACTCCGAGGCGACCACGACACGGGCCGACAGCAACGATGTTGACGACGCAGTAGATGGACTCAGGCAGTTGCAAGGTGGCCAATCAAAGACGGATCGAAGTACTGGAACCGAAGAGCAGGTCAACGCTCTTACCGAGTTCCGGAATGAGCAGGCCGAAGACGATGATGTGGAAACTGGTGTCGAAGAGCAAAAGGGCCTTATGAGCCGTCTTCAGTCATTGTTCTTCGAATAA
- a CDS encoding MaoC family dehydratase — MQFYEDVAVGDVRQSDGYTVSKSEIVEFAKKYDPQPFHTDEEAAKDSVFGGLVASGWQTAAICMRLNVETSEDMATQAGVGVDNLRWHQPLQPGDTLRLRTEIIDKRPSDSDPSRGYLTARYEGLNQDDELVISYEATAMIRRETDE, encoded by the coding sequence ATGCAATTTTACGAGGATGTCGCAGTCGGCGACGTGCGCCAGTCGGATGGCTACACTGTGTCGAAATCCGAGATCGTCGAATTTGCCAAGAAATACGACCCACAACCGTTCCACACCGACGAGGAGGCAGCGAAGGACTCAGTCTTTGGCGGGCTAGTCGCCTCCGGGTGGCAGACCGCCGCGATCTGTATGCGTCTCAACGTCGAGACCAGCGAGGACATGGCAACACAGGCTGGCGTCGGCGTCGACAATCTCCGCTGGCACCAGCCACTCCAGCCCGGTGATACGCTACGATTACGAACCGAAATCATCGACAAACGTCCCTCTGACAGTGATCCGAGCCGGGGGTACCTCACCGCCCGCTACGAAGGTCTGAATCAGGACGACGAACTGGTTATTTCATACGAGGCGACAGCCATGATCCGCCGCGAAACCGACGAGTGA
- a CDS encoding 6-carboxytetrahydropterin synthase: protein MYATTVRTEFVAQHYLTVPNPGLEGDPHSHHYRVELCFRGPELNEFDYIVDIDDADTALSSLAGRYRDTMLNELPEFKGYNPSVERFARVIFERVMEHVTDETVTELSVTIWEDDEAAASYDAAV, encoded by the coding sequence ATGTACGCGACGACAGTGCGGACCGAGTTCGTGGCACAGCACTACCTCACTGTCCCAAACCCGGGCCTCGAAGGTGACCCACACTCACACCACTACAGAGTTGAGCTGTGTTTCCGGGGCCCCGAACTCAACGAGTTCGATTACATCGTTGACATCGACGATGCCGACACAGCCCTGTCGTCACTCGCCGGCCGGTACCGGGACACGATGCTCAACGAACTCCCGGAGTTCAAGGGGTACAACCCCAGCGTCGAACGGTTCGCCCGGGTCATCTTCGAACGTGTCATGGAGCATGTCACCGACGAGACAGTCACCGAACTGTCAGTCACCATCTGGGAGGACGACGAGGCTGCTGCAAGTTACGACGCCGCCGTATGA